CTTCGGTGCCTGCCCCGACTGCACGGGTATCGGTACGCGGATGGAGGTCGACCCGGAGCTGATCATCCCGGACGAGGAGAAGTCCCTCGACGAGGGCGCGATCCACCCCTGGTCGCACGGCCACACCAAGGAGTACTTCGGCCGCCAGATCAACGCACTGGCCGAAGCCCTCGGATTCCGTACGGACATCCCCTGGGCCGGTCTGCCGCAGCGCGCCAAGAAGGCCCTTCTCTTCGGCCACAAGATCCAGACCGAGGTCCGCTACCGCAACCGGTACGGCCGCGAGCGCGCCTACACCACGCCCTCCTTCGAAGGAGCGGTGCAGTTCGTCAAGCGGCGTCACTCCGAGGCCGAGAGCGACTCCAGCAGGGAGCGCTTCGAGGGCTACATGCGCGAGGTGCCCTGCCCGACCTGTGAGGGCACCCGGCTCAAGCCGATCGTCCTGGCGGTCACGGTGATGGAGAAGTCCATCGCCCAGGTCGCCGCGATGTCCATCAGCGAGTGCGCCGAGTTCCTCGGCCGGATGAAGCTGAACGCCCGCGACAAGAAGATCGCCGAGCGGGTGCTCAAGGAGGTCAACGAGCGGCTGAAGTTCCTGGTCGACGTCGGCCTCGACTACCTCTCGCTGAACCGCGCGGCGGGCACCCTGTCCGGCGGCGAGGCGCAGCGCATCCGGCTCGCCACCCAGATCGGCTCCGGTCTGGTCGGCGTGCTCTACGTGCTGGACGAGCCGTCCATCGGACTGCACCAGCGCGACAACCACCGGCTGATCGAGACCCTGGTCCGGCTCCGCGACATGGGCAACACGCTCATCGTCGTCGAGCACGACGAGGACACCATCAAGGTCGCCGACTGGGTCGTCGACATCGGCCCCGGTGCCGGTGAGCACGGCGGCAAGGTGGTCCACTCCGGATCGCTCAAGGAACTGCTGGCCAACGACAAGTCGATCACCGGCCAGTACCTGACCGGCAAGAAGTCGATCGCGATGCCCGAGATCCGGCGCCCCGTCGACCCCTCGCGGCTGCTCACGGTCCACGGAGCCCGGGAGAACAACCTCCAGGACATCGACGTCTCCTTCCCGCTCGGCGTGCTCACCGCCGTGACCGGCGTCTCCGGCTCCGGAAAGTCGACGCTGGTCAACGACATCCTCTACACCCACCTGGCCCGTGAGCTGAACGGCGCCAAGTCGGTGCCCGGCCGGCACACCCGGGTCGACGGCGACGACCTCGTCGACAAGGTGGTGCACGTCGACCAGTCGCCCATCGGCCGTACGCCCCGGTCCAACCCGGCGACGTACACCGGCGTCTTCGACCACGTCCGCCGGCTGTTCGCGGAGACGATGGAGGCCAAGGTCCGCGGCTATCTGCCGGGCCGGTTCTCCTTCAACGTGAAGGGCGGCCGCTGCGAGAACTGCTCCGGCGACGGCACCATCAAGATCGAGATGAACTTCCTTCCCGACGTGTACGTCCCGTGCGAGGTCTGCCACGGAGCGCGCTACAACCGGGAGACCCTGGAGGTCCACTACAAGGGCAAGTCCATCGCCGAGGTGCTGGACATGCCGATCGAGGAGGGCCTGGAGTTCTTCGAGGCCGTCCCGACCATCGCGCGCCACCTGCGCACGCTCAACGAGGTCGGTCTGGGATACGTCAGGCTCGGCCAGTCCGCACCGACGCTCTCCGGCGGTGAGGCCCAGCGGGTGAAGCTGGCCAGCGAGCTCCAGAAGCGTTCCACCGGACGCACGGTCTACGTCCTGGACGAGCCGACCACCGGTCTGCACTTCGAGGACATCTCCAAGCTGATCAAGGTGCTCTCCGGCCTGGTCGACAAGGGCAACTCGGTGATCGTCATCGAGCACAACCTCGATGTCATCAAGACCGCCGACTGGGTCATCGACATGGGACCCGAGGGTGGCAACGGCGGCGGCCTGGTCATCGCCGAGGGCACCCCGGAGTATGTGGCCGGCGTCCCCGCCAGCCACACCGGGAAGTTCCTCCAGGGCATCCTGGACGCGGACCGGGTGAGCGAGGCTGCCGTGCCCGCGGCGCGCAAGCCGGCGCGGAAGACGGCCGCGAAGAAGGCGGTCGCCGCGAAGTCCGCCCCCGCGCGGAAGACGGCGACGGCGAAGACCGCCACCGCCAGGACCGCCACCGCGAAGAGCACGACGGCCAAGGGTGCCGGGGCGGCTGCGGCGAAGAAGCCCGCGGCCAAGAAGGCGACCCGCGCCCGCAAGGCCTGACCGGACGCGTCGGCGGCCGGGGTCCGACAGCACGGACCGTGCCCGCCCCGAGGTGGCGGCCCCTCCCGAAGGGGCCGCCACCTCGTCGCGTTCCGCCCTGACCAGGCACGATCAGGTCCGCCCGGCCCGGACGCAGGAGCGTTCCTCTCCGCCGGTATCGTCGGTTACGTCACCGATGCCTCCGCTGCCTCAGGCACCCGGGCATCGCTGGCACCCCGCTTCCCTCTGACCCGTGGAGACCGCATGTCCGGCCAGCCCACCGCCCGCCGCACCGTGCTGAAGGGCGCCGCTCTCGCGGGCGTCGCCGGGCTGGGAGTGGCCGCCTGCTCGACCGAATCGAAGCTCGGACACGCCCAGACGCCTACCCCTACCGCGCCCGTCACGCTCGGCGCCCCCGACGAGATCCCGGTCGGCGAGTCCAAGCTCTACCGCGAGCAGCGCGTCATCGTCAGCTGCCCGGCCAAGGGGCAGTACAAGGCGTTCAGCGCCCAGTGCACCCACGCGGGCTGCCTGCTGGACAAGGTGGAGAGGAACGAGGGGCACTGCCCCTGCCACGGCAGCCTCTTCGACACCACGACCGGCAAGGCCATCCACGGTCCCGCGACCGTGCCGCTGCCCTCCGTCCCGGTCAAGGTCGAGGGCGGAAAACTGATCGCGGGCCCCGACGCCTGACCGGGCGCCCACCCCGGCTCCCGACGCCCACCCCGGCTCCCCGACGCCTGACCCGGTCCCTCAGCGGGCCCGCCTCACTCCCAGTCCCAGTCGATGCCGACCAGGCCGGGCCGTACCCCCTGTTCCACCAGATGTACGGTCCGGTGCCGGCCCGTGAGCGTGAGATCGGTCCGGCCCCCGCGCGGTGCCCCCGCGGAGACCTGTGCGAATCGCCGGCACCGTACAGGCAGCGCCTCCTCGTCGAACCGGACCTGCAGCACGTACTGCCCGCCGCCGAAGCTGAAGCCGCGGACGTACTCGCCGCACGGCCCTCCCGTACCGTCCTCGAAGCCGTAGCCGAAGAGGTACGTCTCGCCCGCCCGCAGCCGGGTGTCGAAGAGCAGCTCCGCGACCAGCACCCCTGTCTCGGCGTCCCAGCGGACCCGCCCCGTCCGGCAGTTCTCCCGGGCGCTCACCCCGACCCGCGCCGGATCGCAGCCCGGATCACCGCGGTACACGGCGAGATAGCGGTCGATGCCGTCGCGGTGGGCGCGCACGACGTGCTGCGAGGTCCGGGACTGCATCTGACGGCCGGGCCCGATCCGTACCCGCTCCTGGTGCCCCACCGTGTGCAGCCCGCCGTCCGCGGGTGACTCCATCGCCGCGAGCAGCCGCTCCACCGCGCCGGACGCCTCCATCAACGAGCGGTACGAGCGGGCGGCCGGACGGTCGGCGTCCGTGCGGGACTCCCCGGCCCCGAGCAGCCCGAGCAGGGAGTTCCCCGGCAGCTCCAGCACCTCCTCCAGCGCCTTCACGGCCCGAAGGGACTCGGGGCGCTGCGGACGCCGGGCGCCCTGCTGCCAGTAACTGAGGCTGGTCACCCCGACCTTGACCCCCCGGTGCGCCAGATGGTGCTGCACCCGCTGGAGCGGCAGTCCGCGCACCGAGAGTGCGGTGCGCAGTGCCAGATGGAACGGGCCGGTGTGCAGCACCTGCGCCAGTTCGGCCTCGGTGTGCTGCATGGGTCCTCCAGGTGAACGTTCACGACGGGCGACGGCCGGTCCGCGCCGACGGGTGTGGGGCCGCAGGTGGCCAGGGGGGAGCGTTCACACACCCGCCACCGGCGTTCACACCGCGATGTTCCCCCGCATTGAAGCGTGTTGACCCGCTCCCGACAACGGGTTGATGCTCCTCGGCAGCGTCCGGACGCGCTCCTCGGATCCCCACCCCCGCCCCGGGAGGAACCCCATGCGCAACCGAAGAATCCGGCCGGTACGGCTGTCGGTGACAGCCGTACTCGCCGCCGTACTGCTCGCCGCACCCACGGCGACCGCCACCGCCGCCGATCAGCACCACGCCGCCTCCGCGGCGTCGGGCACCCTCGCAGCCGCCCAGCGGCTGAACATCAGCATGCAGGCGCAGCAGAAGACGAACTGGTGCTGGGCCGCCGCCGGCAACACCATCGCCGGCTGGTTCGGCCGGAACTACACCCAGAACCAGTTCTGCAACGCCGCCTTCGGCCGGGCCCAGGGCTATGAGTGCCCCAACTCGCAGGCCTCGCTCGGCAACGTCCAGGACGGTCTGTACTGGGCCGGCGTCAACCCCGGCTCGTACGTCACCGGCTGGCTGCGCTACCCGACCGTGCAGGCCGAGATAGCCGCCGGACGGCCGGTGGAGACCCGCATCCAGTGGTCATCGGGCGGCGGCCACATGCACGTCCTGTACGGGTACGACGACGCGAACAGCTGGGTCTACTGGGGCGATCCCTGGCCCTCCAACGACCGCTACAACTGGGCCTCGCACGCCTGGTACGTGAACAACGGTGAGTTCTCCTGGACCCACTCGCTCTACCGGATCGGGGCGTGACGGCATGACCTCCACCAGTACCCCGGCCCGAACCGCCACCCGTGTCGCGCGCGGCGCCCGCCCCTTCGCCACCGCCCTCGCCGCGAGCGGTGTGCTGGCCGGCACCGCCCTGCTGACCGTCGCCCCGCAGGCGGCCGCCGCCACCGGGCCCTCGGCCACCCCGGCGGCCCTGGCGGCGGCGCACGAGGCGGCCACCGACGCCACGACCCTGGACACGCTGGCCCGGTTCTTCGCCCGTGAGGGGGCCGTCACCAGGGCGGCCGCCGCACCGCGGATCGAGGGCGGGGCCGTGCCCGTGCGCACCCTGTCCGCGGACTTCGTCGCCGGTGAACCCGGCGCGTCCGTCGCCGCACTGGAGTACCTGGCCAGTACGGCGGTCTCGTCGGACGGGCAGAAGGCATCCCTGTGGACGCTTCCCGAGCCGGGCAAGGACGGGAGCTGGCAGGTGGTGAACATCGCCACCGGCGACGACGAGACCCGGTACACGGCCGCCGGTGCCCGCAAACTGCCCGGCGGCACCGTCTTCCGGGAACCACAGATCGACGCCTGGTACGTCCAGAAGGGCGGCCGGGTGCTCCCGCTGGACACGGACGCCGTCCATGCCGTCGGCGCGGGCGGCACCACCCTGGCCGCCTACCGCACCCGGGTACGGGCCGCGTACGCGGACAAGCTCCCCGGCTCCGGCTATGCCCGCGCGGGCCGGGCAGGCGGCTACGGACCCTCCGGCGCGAAGCCCGCCACAGGAGGTCCCGGGCCCGCCATCGCGGCCGACGCCGCCTCGGGCACGACCGAGGGCACCGCACTGACCGCGACCTCCACGGCAGCGGCGGCGGGCGCCGTAGCCGTGCTCGCCCTCTGCGGCGTCACCGCCCTGCGCCACCGGGGCCGCCGCACGACCCGGTGACCGCGAAGGCCCTCCGGACCCGATGACCCCGTGCTCCGGGACACGTGACCCCACCCCGTGTCCCGGAGCGCGGCGCCACCCATGAGCACCCCGTGCTGTCACTGCCCGCAAGTAGGGTGGGAGACATGGCAGACCCCTCCAGCTACCGCCCCAAGCCGGGACAGATCCCCGACTCCCCGGGGGTCTACAAATTCCGCGACGAACACCGCCGGGTGATCTACGTCGGGAAGGCGAAGAGCCTGCGCCAGCGCCTGGCCAACTACTTCCAGGACCTGTCCGGCCTCCATCCGCGCACGCGCACGATGGTGACCACCGCCGCGTCCGTGGAGTGGACCGTCGTCTCCACGGAGGTCGAGGCGCTCCAGCTCGAATACTCCTGGATCAAGGAGTTCGACCCCCGGTTCAACGTCAAGTACCGCGACGACAAGAGCTATCCGTACCTCGCGGTCACACTCAACGAGGAGTTCCCGCGCGTCCAGGTCATGCGCGGCGCCAAGAAGAAGGGCGTGCGCTACTTCGGTCCGTACGGGCACGCCTGGGCGATCCGCGAGACCGTCGACCTGATGCTCCGGGTCTTCCCGGTGCGTACCTGCTCCGCAGGCGTCTTCAAGAACGCCGCCAGGACCGGCCGCCCCTGCCTCCTCGGCTACATCGGCAAGTGCTCGGCCCCCTGCGTCGGCCGGGTCACCCCCGAGGAGCACCGCGAACTGGCGGACGACTTCTGCGACTTCATGGCCGGCCGCACCGGCACGTACATCCGCCGCCTGGAGAAGGACATGATGGCGGCGGCCGAGGAGATGGAGTACGAGCGCGCGGCACGCCTGCGTGACGACGTGGAGGCGCTCAAGCGCGCCATGGAGAAGAGCGCCGTCGTGCTCGCCGACGCCACCGACGCCGACCTGATCGCCGTCGCGGAGGACGAGCTGGAGGCCGCCGTCCAGATCTTCCACGTCCGGGGCGGCCGGGTGCGTGGCCAGCGCGGCTGGGTCACCGACAAGGTGGAGAACGTCGACACCTCCGGCCTCGTCGAGCACGCCCTCCAGCAGCTGTACGGCGAGGAGACCGGCGACTCCGTCCCCAAGGAGGTCCTCGTCCCGGCCCTTCCCGAGGACCCCGAGGCGGTCTCCCAGTGGCTGGCCGACCGCCGGGGCTCCCAGGTCAGCCTGCGGATCCCGCAGCGCGGCGACAAGAAGGACCTGATGACCACGGTCCAGCGCAACGCCCAGCAGGCCCTGGGGCTGCACAAGACCAAGCGTGCATCCGACCTGACCACCCGCTCCCGGGCCCTGGAGGAGATCGCCGAGGCCCTCGGCCTCGACACGGCCCCGCTGCGCATCGAGTGCTTCGACATCTCCCACCTCCAGGGCGACGACGTGGTGGCGTCGATGGTGGTCTTCGAGGACGGCCTGGCCCGCAAGGGCGAATACCGCCGCTTCCAGATCAAGGGCTTCGAGGGACAGGACGACGTCCGCTCGATGCACGAGGTGATCAGCCGGCGCTTCCGGCGCTACCTCCAGGAGAAGGAGCGAACGGGGGAGTGGGAGGAGGGCCCAGCCGCCACGGGAGCAGTCCCGGCTGAAGGCACCGCCCCGGCCGGCGGCACCGGCACCGTCGCGGCTGACGGCACCGTCCCCGCCGGCGGCACCGTCGCGGCTGACGGCACCGCCATCGTCCCGGCCGAAGCCGTGGCCGGTGCGCCACCCGCCGTGCCCGCCCAACCCGCCGAACCTGCCGAACCCGCTGAGCCCCGTGAGGACGACGGCCGCCCCAAGCGGTTCGCCTACCCGCCGCAGCTCCTCGTGGTCGACGGCGGGCAGCCTCAGGTCGCCGCCGCCAAGCGGGCCCTGGACGAGCTGGGGATCGACGACATCGCGGTCTGCGGCCTCGCCAAGCGCCTCGAAGAGGTCTGGCTGCCCGATGACGACGACCCGGTCGTCCTGCCCCGCTCCAGCGAGGGCCTCTACCTCCTCCAGCGCGTCCGTGACGAGGCGCACCGCTTCGCCATCACCTACCAGCGCGCCAAACGGGCCAAGCGCATCCGCTCCAGCCCCCTGGACGCGGTAGCCGGACTCGGAGAGACCCGGAAACAGGCGCTGATCAAGCATTTCGGCTCCGTCAAGAAGCTGAGGCAGGCGACAATCGACGAGATCTGCGCGGTTCCGGGGATAGGCCGCAGGACGGCGGAATCAGTGGCTGTGGCCCTCGCCGCGGCCGCCCCGGCCACGCCCGCCGTGAACACGGCCACAGGAGAGATCATTGAAGAGGACGACGGGGGCAGCACGACATGACCGAGAACGAGCTTGAACACGGGCACGACCGCACAGACCGAGCAGACGGAGCAGCAGACGTGAGTACGGGCACCTCGATCGAGACGGGCGACGGCACGGTGGCCATTCCCGAGCTGGTGATCATCTCCGGAATGTCGGGCGCCGGCCGCAGTACGGCGGCCAAGTGTCTGGAGGACCTCGGCTGGTTCGTCGTCGACAACCTGCCGCCCGCGCTGATCCCCACCATGGTGGAGCTCGGCGCCCGCTCGCAGGGCAACGTGGCACGGATCGCCGTCGTCGTCGACGTCCGGGGCCGCCGCTTCTTCGACAACCTGCGGGAGTCCCTCGCCGATCTGGAGGCCAAGGGCGTCACCCGGCGGATCGTCTTCCTGGAGTCGTCCGACGACGCGCTGGTCCGCCGCTTCGAGTCGGTCCGCCGGCCGCACCCCCTCCAGGGCGACGGCCGCATCGTCGACGGGATCGCCGCCGAGCGCGATCTGCTGCGCGAGCTGCGCGGCGACGCCGACCTGGTCATCGACACCTCCAGCCTCAACGTGCACGAGCTGCGCGCCAAGATGGACGCCCAGTTCGCGGGCGACGAGGAGCCGGAGCTCCGCGCCACCGTGATGTCCTTCGGCTACAAGTACGGCCTGCCCGTCGACGCCGACCTGGTGGTGGACTGCCGCTTCCTGCCCAACCCGCACTGGGTCCCCGAGCTGCGCCCCTTCACCGGGCTCAACGAGGAGGTGTCCGCGTACGTCTTCGACCAGCCGGGCGCCAAGGAGTTCCTCAACCAGTACACGGAGCTGCTCCAGCTCATCGCCGCGGGGTACCGCCGTGAGGGCAAGCGCTACGTGACCATCGCCGTCGGCTGCACCGGCGGCAAGCACCGCTCCGTCGCCATGTCGGAGAAGCTGGCGGCCAGGCTCGCCACCGAGGGGATCGAGACCGTGCTCGTACATCGGGACATGGGGCGCGAGTGACCAGTCGCAACCTCCGGCTGCGCCGGCTGAGCAGGGCCACCTCCGCGCTGTCCGGCCGCAAGCGCGGCGCGCAGCCCAAGGTCGTCGCGCTCGGCGGCGGTATGGGGCTGTCCGCCTCGCTCACCGCGCTGCGGCGGATCACCGGCGACCTGACCGCCGTGGTCACCGTCGCCGACGACGGGGGCTCCAGCGGCCGGCTGCGCGAGGAGCTGGGCGTCCTGCCGCCCGGAGACCTGCGCAAGGCACTGGCCGCGCTGTGCGGCGACGACGAATGGGGCCAGACCTGGGCCCAGGTCATCCAGCACCGTTTCCAGTCCAAGGGCGACCTGCACGAGCACGCGGTCGGCAATCTGCTGATCGTCGCCCTGTGGGAGCAGCTCGGCGACCACGTGCAGGCCCTGGACCTGGTCGGCAAGCTCCTCGGCGCGCACGGCCGGGTGCTGCCGATGTCCGCCGTGCCGCTGGAGCTCCAGGCACTCGTGAAGGGCCATGACCCGGAGCATCCGGACCAGGTGGACACGGTGCGCGGCCAGGCGACCGTGGCGCTCACCCCGGGCGAGGTCCAGTCCGTGCACGTCGTCCCGCACGACCCGCCGGCCGTCCCCGAAGCGGTCGCCGCGGTCCTCGACGCGGACTGGGTGGTGCTCGGCCCCGGCTCCTGGTTCTCGTCGGTCATTCCGCATCTACTGGTCCCCGATCTGCTGGACGCGCTGATCGAAACGAAGGCCCGGAAGGTCCTCTCGCTGAACCTCGCACCGCAACCCGGTGAAACAGATGGCTTCTCTCCGCAGCGTCATTTGGAGGTTTTGGGACGACACGCCCCTAAACTCGCCCTGGACGTGGTGTTGGCCGACGAGGCCGCCGTGCCCGACCGCGAGTCCCTCGCCGATGCCGCAAAACGGCTCGGCGCCGCGGTCGAGCTGGCGCCCGTGGCCTCACCCGACGGCGTTCCGATCCATGATCCGGAGCTGTTGGCTGCCGCGTACGACCGTATTTTTCGGATGCATGGAAGGATCGGCCCATGGCGATGACGCCAGCGGTGAAGGACGAAATCTCTCGGCTTCCCGTAACCCGGACCTGCTGCAGGAAGGCAGAAGTCTCGGCGATTCTTCGGTTCGCGGGTGGGCTGCACCTGGTGAGCGGCCGGATTGTGATCGAGGCGGAGCTGGACACCGCGATGGCGGCGCGCCGGCTGAAGCGGGACATTCTCGAGATCTTCGGGCACAGCTCGGAGCTGATTGTGATGGCACCCGGCGGGCTGCGGCGCGGCTCGCGCTATGTCGTGCGGGTGGTGGCGGGCGGCGACCAGCTGGCCCGGCAGACGGGCCTGGTGGACGGCCGCGGCCGTCCCATCCGCGGTCTTCCCCCGCAGGT
This genomic interval from Streptomyces sp. NBC_00464 contains the following:
- the uvrA gene encoding excinuclease ABC subunit UvrA — protein: MADRLIVRGAREHNLKNVSLDLPRDSLIVFTGLSGSGKSSLAFDTIFAEGQRRYVESLSSYARQFLGQMDKPDVDFIEGLSPAVSIDQKSTSRNPRSTVGTITEVYDYLRLLFARIGKPHCPECRRPISRQSPQAIVDKVLGLPEGSRFQVLSPLVRERKGEFVDLFADLQTKGYSRARVDGETIQLSEPPTLKKQEKHTIEVVIDRLTVKDSAKRRLTDSVETALGLSGGMVVLDFVDLPEDDPERERMYSEHLYCPYDDLSFEELEPRSFSFNSPFGACPDCTGIGTRMEVDPELIIPDEEKSLDEGAIHPWSHGHTKEYFGRQINALAEALGFRTDIPWAGLPQRAKKALLFGHKIQTEVRYRNRYGRERAYTTPSFEGAVQFVKRRHSEAESDSSRERFEGYMREVPCPTCEGTRLKPIVLAVTVMEKSIAQVAAMSISECAEFLGRMKLNARDKKIAERVLKEVNERLKFLVDVGLDYLSLNRAAGTLSGGEAQRIRLATQIGSGLVGVLYVLDEPSIGLHQRDNHRLIETLVRLRDMGNTLIVVEHDEDTIKVADWVVDIGPGAGEHGGKVVHSGSLKELLANDKSITGQYLTGKKSIAMPEIRRPVDPSRLLTVHGARENNLQDIDVSFPLGVLTAVTGVSGSGKSTLVNDILYTHLARELNGAKSVPGRHTRVDGDDLVDKVVHVDQSPIGRTPRSNPATYTGVFDHVRRLFAETMEAKVRGYLPGRFSFNVKGGRCENCSGDGTIKIEMNFLPDVYVPCEVCHGARYNRETLEVHYKGKSIAEVLDMPIEEGLEFFEAVPTIARHLRTLNEVGLGYVRLGQSAPTLSGGEAQRVKLASELQKRSTGRTVYVLDEPTTGLHFEDISKLIKVLSGLVDKGNSVIVIEHNLDVIKTADWVIDMGPEGGNGGGLVIAEGTPEYVAGVPASHTGKFLQGILDADRVSEAAVPAARKPARKTAAKKAVAAKSAPARKTATAKTATARTATAKSTTAKGAGAAAAKKPAAKKATRARKA
- a CDS encoding Rieske (2Fe-2S) protein translates to MSGQPTARRTVLKGAALAGVAGLGVAACSTESKLGHAQTPTPTAPVTLGAPDEIPVGESKLYREQRVIVSCPAKGQYKAFSAQCTHAGCLLDKVERNEGHCPCHGSLFDTTTGKAIHGPATVPLPSVPVKVEGGKLIAGPDA
- a CDS encoding papain-like cysteine protease family protein gives rise to the protein MRNRRIRPVRLSVTAVLAAVLLAAPTATATAADQHHAASAASGTLAAAQRLNISMQAQQKTNWCWAAAGNTIAGWFGRNYTQNQFCNAAFGRAQGYECPNSQASLGNVQDGLYWAGVNPGSYVTGWLRYPTVQAEIAAGRPVETRIQWSSGGGHMHVLYGYDDANSWVYWGDPWPSNDRYNWASHAWYVNNGEFSWTHSLYRIGA
- the uvrC gene encoding excinuclease ABC subunit UvrC, which encodes MADPSSYRPKPGQIPDSPGVYKFRDEHRRVIYVGKAKSLRQRLANYFQDLSGLHPRTRTMVTTAASVEWTVVSTEVEALQLEYSWIKEFDPRFNVKYRDDKSYPYLAVTLNEEFPRVQVMRGAKKKGVRYFGPYGHAWAIRETVDLMLRVFPVRTCSAGVFKNAARTGRPCLLGYIGKCSAPCVGRVTPEEHRELADDFCDFMAGRTGTYIRRLEKDMMAAAEEMEYERAARLRDDVEALKRAMEKSAVVLADATDADLIAVAEDELEAAVQIFHVRGGRVRGQRGWVTDKVENVDTSGLVEHALQQLYGEETGDSVPKEVLVPALPEDPEAVSQWLADRRGSQVSLRIPQRGDKKDLMTTVQRNAQQALGLHKTKRASDLTTRSRALEEIAEALGLDTAPLRIECFDISHLQGDDVVASMVVFEDGLARKGEYRRFQIKGFEGQDDVRSMHEVISRRFRRYLQEKERTGEWEEGPAATGAVPAEGTAPAGGTGTVAADGTVPAGGTVAADGTAIVPAEAVAGAPPAVPAQPAEPAEPAEPREDDGRPKRFAYPPQLLVVDGGQPQVAAAKRALDELGIDDIAVCGLAKRLEEVWLPDDDDPVVLPRSSEGLYLLQRVRDEAHRFAITYQRAKRAKRIRSSPLDAVAGLGETRKQALIKHFGSVKKLRQATIDEICAVPGIGRRTAESVAVALAAAAPATPAVNTATGEIIEEDDGGSTT
- the rapZ gene encoding RNase adapter RapZ; this translates as MTENELEHGHDRTDRADGAADVSTGTSIETGDGTVAIPELVIISGMSGAGRSTAAKCLEDLGWFVVDNLPPALIPTMVELGARSQGNVARIAVVVDVRGRRFFDNLRESLADLEAKGVTRRIVFLESSDDALVRRFESVRRPHPLQGDGRIVDGIAAERDLLRELRGDADLVIDTSSLNVHELRAKMDAQFAGDEEPELRATVMSFGYKYGLPVDADLVVDCRFLPNPHWVPELRPFTGLNEEVSAYVFDQPGAKEFLNQYTELLQLIAAGYRREGKRYVTIAVGCTGGKHRSVAMSEKLAARLATEGIETVLVHRDMGRE
- a CDS encoding gluconeogenesis factor YvcK family protein; amino-acid sequence: MTSRNLRLRRLSRATSALSGRKRGAQPKVVALGGGMGLSASLTALRRITGDLTAVVTVADDGGSSGRLREELGVLPPGDLRKALAALCGDDEWGQTWAQVIQHRFQSKGDLHEHAVGNLLIVALWEQLGDHVQALDLVGKLLGAHGRVLPMSAVPLELQALVKGHDPEHPDQVDTVRGQATVALTPGEVQSVHVVPHDPPAVPEAVAAVLDADWVVLGPGSWFSSVIPHLLVPDLLDALIETKARKVLSLNLAPQPGETDGFSPQRHLEVLGRHAPKLALDVVLADEAAVPDRESLADAAKRLGAAVELAPVASPDGVPIHDPELLAAAYDRIFRMHGRIGPWR